The proteins below are encoded in one region of Gulosibacter molinativorax:
- a CDS encoding FHA domain-containing protein — MPIESFVGRDGTARIVINGRETKFRAPSLDEARDKVRDMAIAHAVETRTAQHFIAYDPDANWQFYIAPDGTMTVLPTPVIAPRPLSTPTVEPEPAPPAPQAQQQPEPQARPQLPAEYYAPQAEVIDHTVVVPRKAARPTLIVHVEGGEALRAQPPIVLGRRPAEIEGHTSITLVSPGRECSRTHAVVDVDDACRLIVTDQDAANGTTADATPLAPHTPTVVPNGVRLQLGDVAVRIEAFPPGQSPVSSAPRAVIAPHKEEAS, encoded by the coding sequence ATGCCCATTGAATCGTTCGTCGGCCGAGACGGCACCGCACGCATCGTCATCAACGGGCGCGAAACGAAGTTCCGCGCTCCCTCGCTCGATGAGGCCCGCGACAAGGTGCGCGATATGGCGATAGCGCACGCCGTGGAGACGCGCACCGCGCAGCATTTCATCGCCTACGATCCAGACGCTAACTGGCAGTTCTACATCGCGCCAGACGGCACCATGACCGTTCTGCCAACGCCCGTCATCGCCCCGCGGCCGCTCAGCACGCCCACGGTCGAGCCAGAGCCAGCGCCGCCCGCGCCGCAGGCGCAGCAGCAGCCCGAGCCGCAGGCTCGGCCGCAGCTCCCGGCTGAGTATTACGCTCCGCAGGCCGAGGTCATTGACCATACCGTTGTCGTTCCGCGCAAGGCCGCACGGCCGACGCTGATTGTGCACGTCGAAGGCGGCGAAGCACTGCGCGCGCAGCCTCCCATCGTGCTCGGCCGCCGCCCCGCCGAAATCGAGGGGCATACGAGCATCACGCTCGTTAGCCCCGGCCGCGAATGCTCACGCACTCACGCCGTGGTCGACGTCGATGATGCGTGCCGCCTGATCGTCACCGACCAGGACGCCGCAAACGGCACCACGGCGGATGCTACGCCACTTGCACCCCACACGCCGACCGTCGTGCCCAACGGAGTCCGCCTACAGCTCGGAGACGTCGCGGTGCGGATCGAGGCATTCCCGCCCGGTCAGTCACCCGTAAGCAGCGCCCCCAGAGCAGTTATCGCACCACACAAGGAGGAAGCATCATGA
- a CDS encoding VirB4-like conjugal transfer ATPase, CD1110 family: MLGYEAMMPSGIAWLGEDEWSMTLAISDINYVAAAEDQQTSIVDRWARFINSYGAGTRLQETIMNRVLDDADVSQLVQKPLRGDQFDFYRSDFNRIVRDKLAAASGNTVTEKYLTVTVQEPDLEKAEATLTRIFHEAEAGLQAMDGCKVRRLNRAERLEGFSHILRPHELFVFNEDEFEPNRKLSTADFVAPWEIDAKDKNGPLIFRNGSGDTYHTVLWMRDYPVWLSDRLISELTEIKCDLTISLHLEPLEQVEGMTLVQRQIAELEMQKITEQKRATKQGIDPEMIPAAVKDNLKEAQDLRDELRSSNQKLFSTVMVLGVSATSREKLEQNVKRVMTVIRKQSCTAEVATYMQLDGLTTELPIGRRRIPMRRTLTTAGAAIIVPFTTQELFVPGGNWYGVNAQSSNALVADRTSTTNGNGFILGTSGSGKSQSGKMEITNVLLSRPDDDIIVIDPEHEYEPLIEAFGGEVIRIHAGSEQRVNPMDIELNVTTSEDDPINAKCEFVLTMLEALVGGKAGLTPEQRSVADRSTLTLYRKYAAEGGAMPTLVELREALAQSGEDAGRELARMLEIYTIGSLGGFSNRTNVNPRNRLVSWDISKLGNELRTFGMMVILDQIWNRVARNRAEGRRTWLYIDEFHLLFSNKYSADYFRGLYKRARKWGLIPTGITQNIEELLANQDARLMLANCDFLLLLGQNATDADSLCELLHFSDEQRRFFTNVQPGHGLMRSGNAVIPMDGRIPTDSALYKLFSTSFGEK, encoded by the coding sequence GTGCTCGGCTACGAGGCCATGATGCCCAGCGGCATCGCCTGGCTCGGTGAGGATGAGTGGTCGATGACCCTCGCTATCAGCGACATCAACTATGTCGCGGCCGCCGAGGATCAGCAGACCAGCATCGTTGACCGATGGGCACGCTTCATCAACTCCTACGGCGCGGGCACCCGCTTGCAGGAAACCATCATGAACCGCGTGCTCGATGACGCCGACGTGAGCCAGCTCGTGCAGAAGCCGCTGCGCGGCGACCAGTTCGACTTCTACCGCAGCGACTTCAACCGCATCGTGCGCGACAAGCTCGCAGCCGCTAGCGGCAACACGGTCACCGAGAAGTACCTCACCGTGACCGTGCAGGAACCCGACCTCGAAAAGGCCGAAGCGACGCTCACTCGCATCTTCCACGAGGCCGAGGCCGGGTTGCAGGCGATGGACGGCTGCAAGGTGCGACGGCTCAACCGAGCTGAGCGCCTCGAAGGGTTCAGCCACATCCTGCGGCCCCACGAGCTGTTCGTCTTCAATGAAGACGAGTTCGAGCCGAACCGCAAGCTCTCGACGGCCGATTTCGTCGCGCCGTGGGAGATTGACGCCAAGGACAAGAACGGCCCGCTCATCTTCCGCAACGGCTCGGGCGACACCTACCACACCGTGCTTTGGATGCGCGATTACCCCGTGTGGCTTTCTGATCGGCTCATCTCCGAGCTGACCGAAATCAAGTGCGACCTGACTATCTCGCTGCATCTCGAACCTCTCGAACAGGTCGAGGGCATGACGCTTGTGCAGCGCCAGATCGCAGAGCTTGAAATGCAGAAGATCACCGAGCAGAAGCGAGCCACGAAGCAGGGCATCGACCCCGAAATGATCCCCGCCGCGGTGAAGGACAACCTCAAGGAGGCACAAGACCTCCGCGACGAGCTGCGCAGCTCGAACCAGAAGTTGTTCTCAACGGTCATGGTGCTCGGCGTCAGCGCCACGTCACGCGAGAAGCTGGAACAGAACGTGAAGCGCGTGATGACCGTGATTCGCAAGCAGAGCTGCACCGCTGAGGTTGCGACCTACATGCAGCTCGACGGACTCACGACCGAGCTGCCTATCGGCCGCCGCCGCATTCCCATGCGGCGCACGCTGACCACGGCCGGGGCCGCGATCATCGTGCCCTTCACCACGCAGGAGCTGTTCGTGCCAGGCGGCAACTGGTACGGCGTCAACGCGCAGAGCAGCAACGCTCTCGTGGCCGACCGCACGAGCACGACCAACGGCAACGGCTTCATCCTCGGCACCAGTGGCTCGGGAAAGTCCCAGAGCGGCAAGATGGAGATTACGAATGTCCTGCTGAGCCGCCCGGACGACGACATTATCGTTATCGACCCCGAGCACGAGTACGAACCCCTCATCGAGGCGTTCGGCGGCGAGGTCATCCGTATCCACGCGGGCAGTGAGCAGCGCGTCAACCCGATGGATATTGAGCTGAACGTCACCACCAGCGAGGATGACCCGATCAACGCCAAGTGCGAGTTCGTGCTCACCATGCTCGAAGCCCTCGTGGGTGGCAAGGCAGGCCTCACCCCCGAGCAGCGCTCCGTAGCCGACCGCAGCACCCTCACGCTGTACCGGAAGTACGCCGCCGAAGGCGGGGCGATGCCTACTCTCGTAGAGCTGCGCGAAGCACTCGCACAGAGCGGCGAAGACGCGGGGCGCGAGCTGGCCCGGATGCTCGAAATCTACACGATTGGGTCGCTCGGCGGCTTCTCCAACCGCACGAACGTCAACCCTCGCAACCGCCTCGTGTCGTGGGACATTTCCAAGCTCGGGAACGAGCTGCGCACGTTCGGCATGATGGTCATTCTCGACCAGATTTGGAACCGCGTAGCCCGTAACCGGGCCGAAGGTCGCCGCACCTGGCTTTACATTGACGAGTTCCATCTGCTGTTCTCGAACAAGTACAGCGCCGACTACTTCCGCGGCCTTTACAAGCGCGCGCGCAAGTGGGGTCTGATCCCAACCGGTATCACGCAGAACATCGAAGAGCTGCTGGCGAACCAGGACGCACGCCTGATGCTCGCCAACTGCGACTTCCTGCTGCTGCTCGGCCAGAACGCGACCGACGCCGACAGCCTGTGCGAGCTGCTGCATTTCTCAGACGAGCAGCGTCGGTTCTTCACCAACGTGCAGCCCGGTCACGGCCTCATGCGCTCGGGTAACGCAGTGATCCCGATGGACGGTCGTATCCCGACCGATTCCGCCCTCTACAAGCTGTTCTCAACATCGTTCGGAGAGAAGTAG
- a CDS encoding PrgI family protein codes for MALEMKVYKEIAAYEPKPMFGRTWRQIAALAVMVFIGGGLFAGVTVGLMGVGQTMEQATTVGMYVMFPVLIPAAIWGWWRPMGLKPEQYLGFFLRHHLMRKTISYADTFQPQPGFDSAGEPVSVASGEPAEQSSRERKQRRAAARKLRKTITEHPQAEAARRGRKARRAPQPQGPEVWER; via the coding sequence ATGGCGCTTGAAATGAAGGTCTACAAGGAGATCGCCGCCTACGAACCCAAGCCGATGTTCGGGCGCACCTGGCGACAGATCGCCGCCCTCGCGGTCATGGTGTTCATCGGCGGCGGCCTGTTCGCCGGAGTCACCGTAGGACTCATGGGCGTCGGCCAGACGATGGAGCAAGCAACCACCGTCGGCATGTACGTCATGTTCCCAGTGCTCATTCCGGCCGCGATATGGGGCTGGTGGAGACCCATGGGACTCAAACCCGAGCAGTATCTCGGATTCTTCCTCCGCCACCATCTGATGAGAAAGACGATTAGCTATGCAGACACCTTCCAGCCCCAGCCCGGTTTCGACTCCGCAGGAGAACCCGTATCTGTCGCGTCCGGCGAACCTGCCGAGCAGAGCAGCCGAGAGCGAAAGCAGCGCCGAGCCGCAGCACGGAAGCTCCGCAAAACGATCACGGAACACCCGCAAGCAGAAGCAGCGCGCCGCGGTCGCAAAGCCCGGAGAGCGCCGCAACCGCAAGGCCCGGAAGTCTGGGAGCGATAA
- a CDS encoding M23 family metallopeptidase: MKGLRSSNPKGEASDNLARLSLNKRSAQLIGNDEDAAAPASTGGGALGRGMRGTAKATGKAGKAAGDSVVKGTAVTAATAKQVDDDEDAVDLTSREAENAALAAAQRGGAAAGKNAARGVRSSSQLAGKAVKGGIMAAQKRAAAAKAAKSAASTGTSITRAAAVQARVQAAAANAIRTIVAAVTAVVTSTPIVTIVSAVLAVVLLIIALLAFFAPASAAACSATSGGRIDPTKVPTTSISGYGHEQLVNAAYIIQAAQDKGLNVRDQTIGVMTAMGESSLRVLDYGDAVGPDSRGLFQQRDNWGPLSERMDPYISAGKFFDAMVRNVPDPERQTLAPTLVAHRTQINADPYHYERFWTPATAVVAALSGLDSDLISGGGSCNNVPGIPGEIGLDGWARPGSGPINGGFGPREVIQTPQGPTQPFHYGLDLEAGGCGGPVWAARDGEVTRVFDGGGGGMIIEIDHGKGLMTWYVHSYANEISVTAGQKVKAGQQIALTGSSGYSTGCHLHFEVHLNGTAIDPLPILTAAGLTY; encoded by the coding sequence ATGAAAGGCCTTCGCAGCTCCAACCCCAAGGGTGAGGCATCCGACAACCTCGCGCGGCTGTCGCTCAACAAGCGGTCGGCGCAGCTCATCGGCAACGATGAGGACGCCGCCGCCCCGGCGAGCACGGGCGGCGGCGCGCTCGGCCGAGGGATGCGCGGAACTGCGAAGGCCACCGGTAAGGCAGGGAAGGCGGCGGGCGACAGCGTCGTGAAGGGCACGGCCGTCACTGCTGCCACTGCGAAGCAGGTAGACGACGACGAAGACGCCGTAGACCTCACCAGTCGCGAGGCCGAGAACGCTGCTCTGGCGGCCGCACAGCGGGGCGGAGCCGCGGCAGGGAAGAACGCCGCTCGCGGCGTCCGCTCAAGCAGCCAGCTCGCCGGGAAAGCCGTCAAGGGTGGCATCATGGCGGCCCAGAAGCGCGCGGCCGCGGCAAAGGCCGCCAAGAGCGCCGCGAGCACGGGAACCTCGATCACCAGAGCCGCCGCAGTACAGGCCCGCGTACAGGCCGCCGCCGCCAACGCCATCCGTACCATCGTGGCCGCCGTCACGGCCGTCGTGACCTCAACACCCATCGTCACGATTGTGAGTGCCGTGCTCGCCGTGGTGCTGCTCATCATCGCCCTGCTCGCGTTCTTCGCACCGGCCAGCGCGGCCGCTTGCAGCGCGACCTCTGGCGGCCGGATCGACCCTACGAAGGTGCCAACCACGAGCATTTCCGGGTACGGGCACGAGCAGCTTGTGAACGCCGCCTACATCATCCAGGCAGCCCAGGACAAAGGCCTGAACGTTCGCGATCAGACCATCGGCGTCATGACCGCCATGGGCGAATCGTCGCTGCGCGTGCTCGACTACGGCGACGCCGTAGGCCCGGACAGCCGCGGACTGTTCCAGCAGCGCGACAACTGGGGGCCGCTCTCAGAGCGCATGGACCCCTACATCTCGGCGGGCAAGTTCTTCGACGCCATGGTGCGCAACGTGCCCGACCCCGAGCGCCAGACGCTCGCCCCGACCCTCGTAGCCCACCGCACGCAGATTAACGCCGACCCGTACCACTACGAGCGGTTTTGGACGCCTGCAACGGCCGTCGTTGCAGCCCTATCCGGCCTTGACTCCGACCTCATCAGCGGCGGCGGGAGCTGCAACAACGTCCCAGGTATCCCCGGCGAAATCGGCCTCGACGGATGGGCAAGGCCCGGAAGCGGCCCCATCAACGGCGGCTTCGGGCCGCGCGAAGTCATCCAGACCCCGCAAGGCCCGACCCAGCCGTTCCACTACGGCCTAGACCTCGAAGCCGGAGGATGCGGCGGCCCCGTCTGGGCCGCCCGCGACGGCGAGGTCACCCGCGTATTCGACGGCGGCGGCGGCGGAATGATCATCGAGATTGACCACGGCAAAGGCCTCATGACGTGGTACGTCCACAGCTACGCCAACGAAATCTCGGTGACGGCAGGCCAGAAGGTAAAAGCCGGTCAGCAGATCGCGCTCACGGGCAGCTCGGGATATAGCACCGGCTGTCACCTTCACTTCGAGGTTCACTTGAACGGAACGGCCATTGACCCTCTCCCGATCCTCACCGCCGCAGGCCTCACTTACTAA
- a CDS encoding MinD/ParA family ATP-binding protein, protein MTAHATTEKDGSAIVTLDGQPQKIIGADLEDARRKVANLVVEHAAATGEVVEFVTTEPNGTWEMVVHPDGTIHEKPEPVTSPYLRTSAQTAPSEPAAHAATAEAAAEEPAATRRAMRESFLKSNRIEEPATKGWRGTATRLGLRLSPGAAEKAERDDTFAVSQHWPGPRTIAVVNGKGGASKTPTTVLLSAIFARFGGAGVLAWDANQTRGTLGWRTEQGPHESTVLDLLPSASELLGTSAQSADLARYVHHQTADRFDVLRSQPLALASEQRLSAEDVDAIWNVARKYYRLVFIDTGNDESDAMWGRLVDHADQIVVATTTRDDHAEAGALLLEALADRSERSAKLAERAVVVVSQADPRATAANIKTVVDGFTSLAREVATIPHDPQMVEGWLNVAALRPATQRAWLGAAAAVARGL, encoded by the coding sequence ATGACCGCTCATGCCACCACCGAGAAGGACGGCTCGGCAATCGTCACGCTTGACGGGCAGCCGCAGAAGATCATCGGCGCCGACCTCGAAGACGCCCGCCGCAAGGTTGCGAACCTCGTGGTCGAGCACGCGGCCGCGACCGGCGAGGTAGTCGAGTTCGTCACCACCGAGCCGAATGGTACGTGGGAGATGGTTGTGCATCCTGACGGCACTATTCACGAGAAGCCCGAGCCGGTCACGTCGCCATACCTTCGCACGAGCGCCCAAACGGCCCCCAGCGAGCCAGCCGCGCACGCGGCGACGGCCGAGGCGGCCGCGGAGGAACCCGCAGCCACCAGGCGCGCTATGCGCGAGTCGTTCTTGAAGAGCAACCGCATCGAGGAACCCGCTACGAAGGGCTGGCGCGGCACCGCAACCCGGCTCGGGCTGCGACTCTCCCCCGGCGCGGCCGAGAAGGCCGAACGCGATGACACGTTCGCCGTCTCGCAGCACTGGCCCGGCCCCCGCACTATCGCCGTCGTCAACGGCAAGGGCGGGGCGTCAAAGACGCCCACGACTGTGCTGCTCAGCGCGATCTTTGCTCGCTTCGGCGGCGCAGGCGTCCTCGCATGGGACGCGAACCAGACGCGCGGAACGCTCGGCTGGCGCACGGAGCAGGGGCCGCACGAGTCCACCGTGCTCGACCTCCTGCCCTCCGCCTCCGAGCTGCTGGGCACGAGCGCCCAATCGGCCGACCTCGCGCGATACGTTCACCACCAGACGGCCGACCGCTTCGACGTGCTGCGCTCCCAGCCGCTCGCGCTCGCGTCGGAACAGCGCCTCAGCGCCGAAGACGTTGATGCGATTTGGAACGTCGCGCGCAAGTATTACCGGCTCGTGTTCATCGACACCGGCAACGACGAGAGCGATGCCATGTGGGGCCGCCTCGTGGATCACGCCGACCAGATCGTAGTCGCTACCACCACGCGCGACGATCACGCCGAGGCCGGGGCGCTGCTGCTCGAAGCCCTCGCAGACCGCAGCGAACGCTCGGCAAAGCTCGCAGAGCGCGCCGTCGTCGTCGTCTCGCAGGCTGACCCACGCGCGACCGCCGCCAACATCAAGACCGTCGTGGACGGGTTCACCAGCCTCGCGCGAGAAGTCGCCACGATCCCGCACGATCCGCAGATGGTCGAAGGCTGGCTCAACGTCGCAGCGCTGCGCCCCGCGACGCAGCGCGCCTGGCTCGGCGCGGCCGCCGCGGTCGCCCGAGGCCTGTAG